A single genomic interval of Selenobaculum gibii harbors:
- a CDS encoding AbgT family transporter, with product MGKEKETTQSISTSSHGVGGFLGWVEKVGNKIPDITMLFITAFFITCIISAFLSQMTFGYVHPATGEAITVTNMLSAEELVTLMTKMVTNYSGFPPLAMVIVATLGIGIADGSGYINTALKKILSVTPKILITPIVILVGMLSHLAPDSGYMIIIPIAAYMFYASGKHPLAGIGASFAGIAGAFAANYTPSAIDPVIQGFTQTAAQIIDPTYEVNVLCNYFYSFASTFIVIVSCWWVTEKVSEPWLRKACPIDKDINIPTEDITSITPRENRSFYIATGVLIAILVGLVFALLPADSILRDPQGNIASFKAPIMQSIVAVIFLISAITGIVYGICSGKFRSSQDFTKSMEDITKTLIQLIVFYFFAAQFMYVFGASNIGALIAVAGAEFLKSLALPPQITIFGIIIFVAFLNLIITSASAKWAILAPIFVPMLMAVGIAPELTQVAFRISDSAVNVSTPMFAFYPLIIIYCQKYYKNTGVGTLSSLMIPYTIALLISLTIMLYLFWWFNIPLGFQADYVYPRSMF from the coding sequence ATGGGAAAAGAGAAGGAAACAACACAAAGTATTTCTACTTCAAGTCATGGAGTAGGCGGGTTTTTAGGATGGGTTGAGAAGGTTGGGAACAAAATTCCTGATATCACCATGCTATTTATTACAGCATTTTTTATTACCTGTATTATTTCAGCATTTTTATCGCAAATGACTTTTGGGTATGTGCATCCAGCGACAGGTGAAGCAATTACTGTGACAAATATGCTTAGTGCAGAAGAGCTAGTGACGTTAATGACGAAAATGGTTACGAATTACTCTGGATTCCCTCCGCTTGCTATGGTAATTGTAGCGACTTTAGGGATTGGGATTGCAGATGGCTCTGGTTATATTAATACAGCATTGAAAAAAATCTTATCAGTTACACCGAAAATACTAATTACGCCAATTGTTATTTTGGTAGGTATGCTTAGTCATTTGGCGCCGGATTCTGGCTATATGATTATCATTCCAATTGCTGCCTATATGTTTTATGCCTCTGGTAAACATCCGTTGGCGGGGATTGGGGCATCTTTTGCTGGGATAGCTGGCGCGTTTGCTGCAAACTATACACCATCTGCGATTGATCCAGTTATTCAAGGCTTTACGCAGACAGCTGCACAAATTATTGATCCAACGTATGAAGTAAATGTTTTATGTAACTATTTTTATTCTTTTGCTTCTACTTTTATTGTCATTGTAAGTTGCTGGTGGGTGACGGAAAAGGTTTCTGAACCTTGGCTAAGAAAAGCTTGCCCAATAGATAAAGATATTAATATTCCTACAGAAGATATTACAAGTATTACACCTAGAGAAAATCGTTCTTTTTATATAGCTACAGGTGTATTAATTGCAATATTAGTTGGTCTTGTATTCGCTTTATTACCAGCAGATTCTATTTTGCGTGACCCACAAGGAAATATTGCTAGTTTTAAAGCGCCGATTATGCAATCTATTGTCGCAGTAATCTTTTTGATTTCAGCTATCACTGGTATTGTTTATGGGATTTGCAGTGGCAAATTTAGAAGTTCACAAGATTTCACGAAATCTATGGAAGACATAACAAAAACATTGATTCAGCTGATTGTATTCTATTTTTTTGCAGCGCAATTCATGTATGTTTTCGGTGCATCCAATATTGGTGCATTAATTGCCGTTGCTGGTGCGGAGTTCTTAAAATCTTTAGCATTGCCTCCGCAAATCACTATATTTGGAATTATCATCTTCGTAGCATTTTTAAATCTTATTATCACTTCGGCTTCGGCAAAATGGGCAATTCTAGCACCGATTTTCGTACCAATGTTGATGGCTGTAGGAATTGCGCCTGAATTAACGCAAGTAGCATTCCGTATCAGTGATTCTGCAGTGAATGTGTCTACGCCGATGTTTGCGTTTTATCCATTAATTATTATTTACTGTCAAAAGTACTATAAAAATACTGGGGTTGGAACATTAAGTTCCTTGATGATTCCATATACGATAGCACTTTTAATTAGCTTAACAATTATGTTGTACTTATTCTGGTGGTTTAATATTCCGCTTGGTTTCCAAGCTGATTACGTTTATCCAAGAAGTATGTTTTAA